Proteins encoded by one window of uncultured Celeribacter sp.:
- a CDS encoding autotransporter assembly complex family protein, whose amino-acid sequence MGRPIVLQMLRLTAAFMVCATTAQAFDVRFETDAGDDLTKRLRTASAVVEAADTDVTAPEEIIAAVQSDYRALIGTLYREGYYGPKISIKVDGREGASMSLISLPPRIDSVVIEVAPGPRFVFGDTTVAPLAQNTELPEDFRRSEVAHSYIVGEATDAAIESWREASHAKARPKAQTVTADHPNRTLDVDIEIDPGPAVTLGRLRFTGNTTVREDRLWRIANLPTGSAYHPEKLDLVTKRLQRTGTFRSITLREAEALNDDGSLDIIATLVDEKPRRFGFGAEVSSLEGGTLSAYWMHRNLTDNADRLRFDGEISGLGGNTGIDVTVSGTYRRPATVTRKTTLVLGATMEHLDEPDFLSDSGEFTLGFDVETSPNSTFYGGIGYRYSEVEDDLGYRNFSHLILPFEGSRDTRDNSLNPTQGTYFEAEIMPFVGLDDSASGVRVFADGRGYLSFGGDDRFTLAGRLQLGSISGAEYTEVPPDMLYFSGGGGTVRGQPYQSLDVDLGGGNETGGSSFVGLSGELRAKVKGNISAVGFYDLGGIGTTALPGEDAEWHAGAGLGLRYNTGFGPIRFDLAAPVSGDTGDGIQIYIGIGQAF is encoded by the coding sequence ATGGGAAGGCCGATTGTGCTTCAGATGTTAAGATTAACCGCCGCGTTTATGGTCTGCGCCACGACAGCCCAGGCCTTCGACGTGCGTTTCGAAACCGACGCGGGCGACGACCTCACGAAGCGACTTCGGACCGCCTCTGCCGTGGTCGAGGCGGCGGATACGGATGTCACGGCGCCTGAGGAAATCATCGCCGCCGTGCAATCGGATTACCGTGCGCTTATCGGCACATTGTACCGCGAGGGCTACTACGGCCCTAAGATTTCGATCAAGGTTGACGGGCGCGAAGGCGCCTCTATGTCCTTGATTTCATTGCCACCCCGGATTGACTCCGTGGTCATCGAAGTAGCTCCGGGACCCCGGTTTGTCTTTGGCGACACCACCGTCGCGCCGCTTGCCCAGAACACGGAATTGCCCGAAGACTTCCGCCGTAGCGAGGTGGCGCACTCCTATATCGTTGGCGAGGCGACCGACGCCGCGATCGAAAGCTGGCGCGAAGCCTCACACGCCAAGGCCCGACCCAAGGCTCAAACGGTCACCGCCGATCACCCGAACCGCACCCTCGATGTCGATATCGAAATTGACCCCGGCCCCGCGGTGACACTGGGCCGATTGCGGTTCACGGGAAACACGACCGTGCGTGAAGACAGGCTTTGGCGGATCGCCAACTTGCCGACGGGTTCCGCCTATCATCCTGAGAAACTGGATCTTGTCACCAAGCGCTTGCAACGCACCGGCACGTTTCGTTCGATCACCCTACGCGAAGCCGAAGCGCTGAACGATGATGGCAGCCTCGACATCATCGCCACGCTGGTCGATGAAAAGCCGCGCCGCTTCGGCTTTGGCGCCGAGGTCTCCTCGCTCGAGGGCGGCACGCTCAGCGCCTATTGGATGCATCGCAACCTGACCGACAATGCCGACCGGCTGCGGTTCGACGGCGAAATCTCCGGCCTTGGCGGCAACACCGGGATTGATGTCACGGTTTCCGGCACCTACCGTCGCCCTGCCACTGTGACGCGCAAGACCACATTGGTTCTGGGCGCCACCATGGAACATCTCGACGAGCCGGATTTCCTCTCTGACAGCGGCGAATTCACGCTGGGCTTCGATGTGGAAACCTCTCCGAATTCTACCTTTTACGGCGGCATCGGCTATCGTTATTCTGAGGTCGAAGACGATCTGGGATATCGCAACTTCTCTCACCTGATCCTGCCCTTCGAAGGCTCGCGCGACACGCGGGACAATTCGCTCAACCCGACCCAAGGCACCTATTTCGAAGCGGAAATCATGCCCTTCGTCGGACTGGACGATTCTGCCAGCGGCGTGCGCGTCTTTGCCGACGGGCGGGGCTACCTGTCCTTCGGTGGCGATGATCGTTTCACCCTTGCGGGGCGGCTGCAACTCGGGTCCATCTCCGGCGCGGAGTACACAGAAGTGCCCCCCGACATGCTGTACTTCTCCGGCGGTGGCGGCACCGTGCGCGGCCAGCCTTACCAATCTCTCGATGTCGATCTGGGCGGCGGCAATGAGACCGGCGGATCGAGCTTTGTCGGTCTCTCCGGCGAGTTGCGCGCCAAGGTCAAAGGCAATATTTCCGCCGTCGGCTTTTACGATCTGGGCGGCATCGGCACTACGGCCCTGCCCGGCGAGGATGCCGAATGGCACGCGGGCGCGGGGCTTGGCCTGCGCTACAACACGGGTTTCGGGCCGATCCGCTTTGACCTCGCGGCACCAGTCTCCGGCGACACCGGTGACGGGATTCAGATTTACATCGGCATCGGGCAGGCCTTCTGA